One genomic window of Salvia miltiorrhiza cultivar Shanhuang (shh) chromosome 4, IMPLAD_Smil_shh, whole genome shotgun sequence includes the following:
- the LOC131020629 gene encoding UDP-glucuronate 4-epimerase 3-like — translation MKHIDSPSTPGKFKMEKSPYNRLRLQSSIAKLTFWSFVFLGMIFVFFYRSPSSSNPAPSDLSRRSLRTSSYSGPNFEKRVRQSAKPRSRHGMSVLVTGAAGFVGTHVSASLKRRGDGVLGLDNFNSYYDPSLKRARQALLERSGVYIVEGDINDGALLAKLFDIVPFTHVMHLAAQAGVRFAMENPSSYVHSNIAGLVSVLEFCKNANPQPAIVWASSSSVYGLNTKVPFSERDRTDQPASLYAATKKAGEEIAHTYNHIYGLSLTGLRFFTVYGPWGRPDMAYFFFTRDILKGKSIPIFEAPNHGTVARDFTFIEDIVKGCLAALDTAEKSTGSGGKKKGPAQLRVYNLGNTSPVPVGDLVSILEKLLKVKAKRLVMKLPRNGDVPFTHANISLAEAELGYKPTTDLHTGLKKFVQWYLSYYVDGKKSAQ, via the coding sequence ATGAAGCACATTGACAGCCCATCAACCCCTGGGAAATTCAAGATGGAGAAATCTCCGTACAATCGGCTGCGGCTGCAATCTTCAATAGCTAAGCTCACTTTTTGGTCTTTTGTATTTCTTGGAATGATATTCGTATTCTTTTATAGATCACCGTCTTCGTCAAACCCCGCCCCCTCAGATCTTTCTAGAAGGTCCCTTAGAACTAGCTCATATTCAGGCCCTAATTTCGAAAAAAGGGTTAGACAATCTGCTAAACCTAGGTCAAGACATGGAATGTCTGTGTTGGTCACAGGGGCTGCTGGTTTTGTAGGCACTCACGTCTCCGCCTCGCTTAAGAGGCGAGGTGATGGCGTTTTGGGGCTCGATAATTTCAACAGTTACTATGATCCCTCGCTTAAGAGGGCGAGGCAGGCTCTGCTAGAGCGTAGTGGGGTGTACATTGTGGAGGGTGATATCAATGATGGTGCATTGCTGGCTAAGCTGTTTGATATCGTGCCTTTCACTCATGTTATGCATCTGGCAGCGCAGGCTGGTGTGCGTTTCGCCATGGAGAACCCTAGCTCGTACGTGCACAGCAACATTGCTGGCCTTGTTAGTGTGCTCGAGTTTTGCAAGAATGCGAATCCTCAGCCTGCTATAGTTTGGGCATCGAGTAGTTCAGTGTATGGACTGAACACGAAGGTGCCCTTTTCCGAGAGGGATAGGACTGATCAGCCTGCTAGTTTGTACGCAGCTACTAAGAAGGCCGGCGAGGAGATTGCACACACGTATAATCACATATATGGGCTTTCGCTGACGGGGTTGAGGTTTTTCACGGTTTATGGACCTTGGGGCAGGCCTGACATGGCTTACTTCTTCTTTACTAGGGATATCTTGAAAGGGAAGTCTATTCCGATCTTTGAGGCGCCTAATCATGGCACTGTGGCGAGGGATTTCACCTTCATCGAGGATATAGTGAAGGGCTGTTTAGCTGCGCTGGATACTGCCGAGAAGAGTACTGGCAGTGGTGGCAAGAAGAAGGGGCCAGCTCAATTGCGTGTTTATAATTTGGGGAACACGTCTCCTGTGCCTGTGGGGGATCTTGTGAGCATTTTGGAGAAGTTGCTTAAGGTGAAGGCAAAGAGGTTGGTCATGAAGTTGCCGAGGAATGGGGATGTTCCGTTTACACATGCTAACATAAGCTTGGCTGAGGCGGAGCTTGGCTATAAGCCTACAACGGATTTGCATACTGGGTTGAAGAAATTTGTTCAATGGTATCTCAGTTACTATGTTGATGGCAAGAAGAGCGCACAGTGA